The proteins below come from a single Necator americanus strain Aroian chromosome V, whole genome shotgun sequence genomic window:
- a CDS encoding hypothetical protein (NECATOR_CHRV.G21045.T2) → MGRIADILQEEGHDVTVLHPVWMPNYLDAVSKSAKQVLFELPEKMISDFNPKNLKVWDMKSSAVVRQITMLTSFMELQIQSCDLLLGYNQTIDALKSENFDVGISEMISSCGFGLFNRIGLDHMIGASAIGMMDSLADYFDVPRLPSFVPSYLAPFTDKMNFWERTVNFIVTYISKSVSMHLRSRFRKMWSRHGVTQRPEDYYSKINYLLTNSDEFLEFARPTTAKVVHVGGIALPVKEPLTADFRELLDRKDRTGAVYISFGSVVPTAEMPSYFREAILHVARTFPQITFLWKLDPGDTVPTIPNLHTFTWLPQQSLLEHPNLLCFVSHAGMNSVLEVTRSGKPSILVPIFGDQMRNARLVEAKNTTIVIMKEDLNSETFVTALRQILSDDSYAIRAKRLSSLMINKPFSLRERLLSTVEFSTKHGKIDELDVYGRNLNILQYYSVDVIVFLASIVFKKCTHRLFGAIAPEQATLGPVRKCSATIHCWYAVDPLSHVIFSELYGA, encoded by the exons ATGGGTCGAATCGCTGACATTCTCCAGGAAGAAGGACATGATGTG ACAGTCCTTCATCCTGTTTGGATGCCGAACTATCTCGACGCTGTTTCTAAGTCAGCCAAACAG GTACTATtcgaacttccagaaaaaatgattAGCGACTTTAATCCGAAGAATTTAAAAGTTTGGGATATGAAGAGCAGCGCGGTCGTGCGACAAATCACTATGTTGACCTCTTTCATGGAACTACAAATCCAATCCTGTGATT tacTTCTCGGCTACAACCAAACCATCGACGCTCTGAAGAGCGAGAATTTCGACGTCGGTATCAGCGAGATGATTTCTAGCTGTGGATTCGGATTATTTAAT aggattGGACTTGACCATATGATAGGTGCTTCAGCAATAGGAATGATGGATTCACTTGCAGATTATTTTGATGTGCCAAGACTTCCAAGTTTTGTACCTT CATATCTAGCGCCATTCACCGATAAAATGAACTTCTGGGAGCGTACCGTGAACTTCATCGTCACCTACATATCGAAGAGTGTTTCGATGCATTTAAGAAGCAGATTCAGg AAAATGTGGTCACGCCATGGTGTCACACAAAGGCCAGAGGACTACTACAGCAAAATTAACTACTTGTTGACAAATTCGGACGAGTTTCTGGAGTTCGCTCGTCCGACCACGGCTAAAGTCGTCCATGTGGGAGGCATTGCGCTTCCCGTGAAAGAGCCATTAACAGCG GATTTCCGGGAACTCTTAGATCGTAAGGATCGGACTGGAGCAGTGTACATCTCGTTCGGATCGGTTGTGCCCACCGCAGAG ATGCCCAGTTACTTCCGAGAAGCTATTCTGCACGTAGCAAGAACGTTTCCACAGATTACCTTTTTATGGAAATTGGATCCAGGCGATACCGTTCCCACGATACCGAATCTGCACACGTTCACCTGGTTGCCACAGCAATCGCTTCTCG aaCATCCCAATCTTCTGTGCTTCGTTTCACATGCTGGAATGAATAGCGTACTTGAAGTGACAAGAAGTGGGAAACCGTCTATACTTGTTCCTATTTTTGGCGATCAAATGAG AAATGCACGACTTGTGGAGGCGAAGAACACAACGATCGTTATCATGAAAGAGGATCTTAACAGCGAAACATTCGTGACGGCTCTCCGCCAAATTCTTTCCGATGATAG TTACGCGATTCGAGCAAAGCGGTTATCCTCATTGATGATCAACAAACCGTTCTCATTGAGGGAAAGATTGTTGTCAACGGTAGAATTCTCCACCAAACATGGGAAAATCGACGAATTGGACGTCTACGGGAGGAATCTGAACATTCTACAGTATTATAGCGTTGATGTGATCGTATTTCTTGCCAGTATTGTTTT CAAGAAATGCACCCACCGACTGTTTGGAGCGATCGCACCAGAACAGGCAACGTTGGGCCCAGTTCGGAAATGTTCTGCAACCATCCACTGTTGGTACGCAGTGGATCCACTATCTCACGTCATATTCAG TGAATTATACGGGGCGTGA
- a CDS encoding hypothetical protein (NECATOR_CHRV.G21044.T2) — MKSTLLLLAILHVAEPYKILVFSAPLGYSHMQFMGQIADILQEAGHDVTVVHPVGMPKYVKAVSKLAKQVLFELPEETQKHLDPKNLKVWDTNSGSISQQIEMFNDFSELQIQICDLLLGDNRTIETLRREHFDVGITELLAICGFGVFNKVGIDHVIGTSAVGILETMGTLFDVPMLPSFVPSYLLPFTDRMNFLERTANFLMSFISQKVADRLILRYQNMWRHHGILGSEEDFALRVNYLLANSDEFLEFARPTTSRIIHIGGIALPKKEPLTSEFRELLERKDRVGAVYISFGSVVPTAEMPSYFREAILHVVREFPQITFLWKLDANDTSPIIPNLHTFAWLPQQALLDHPNLLCFVSHAGLNSVLEVTRSGKPSIFVPIFGDQMRNARLVEAKNTTIVVSKEGFNSDTFAKALQKILSDRSFAERAKRLSSLMTNKPFPVKERLLSTVEFSTRHGKIHEPQKNAVTVLQEIINVTYHIINVTTSIMGTHE, encoded by the exons ATGAAGTCCACTCTGTTGCTGCTTGCTATTCTCCATGTTGCTGAACCCTATAAAATTCTCGTCTTTTCTGCTCCGCTGGGTTATTCGCATATGCAATTTATGGGCCAAATCGCTGATATTCTCCAAGAAGCTGGACACGATGTG ACTGTCGTTCATCCAGTCGGTATGCCTAAATATGTAAAAGCAGTTTCTAAATTGGCAAAGCAG GTACTATTCGAACTTCCAGAAGAGACACAAAAACATTTAGATCCGAAAAACTTAAAGGTTTGGGATACAAATAGCGGATCTATCTCACAACAAATTGAGATGTTCAATGACTTCTCTGAGTTGCAGATTCAAATATGTGACT tgctcCTTGGTGACAACAGAACTATTGAGACTCTGAGGAGAGAACATTTCGATGTCGGCATCACCGAACTGCTTGCGATATGCGGATTCGGAGTATTCAAT AAAGTTGGAATCGACCACGTGATAGGCACCTCTGCAGTAGGAATATTGGAAACGATGGGCACACTTTTCGATGTTCCAATGCTTCCTAGCTTTGTTCCTT CTTACCTGCTGCCATTCACCGATAGAATGAACTTCCTGGAACGAACGGCCAACTTTTTGATGAGCTTCATCTCACAGAAGGTTGCAGATAGGTTAATACTAAGATACCAG aatatGTGGAGACATCATGGTATTTTGGGAAGTGAGGAAGATTTTGCCCTCAGAGTCAATTATCTGCTTGCAAACTCGGACGAGTTTCTTGAGTTTGCTCGACCGACCACCTCGAGGATCATTCACATAGGAGGAATAGCGCTACCCAAAAAAGAGCCATTAACCTCT GAATTCCGAGAGCTTTTGGAGCGGAAAGATAGGGTTGGTGCGGTGTACATCTCGTTTGGGTCTGTCGTACCTACTGCTGAG ATGCCGAGCTATTTCCGAGAAGCCATTCTTCATGTGGTGAGAGAATTCCCACAAATTACTTTTCTGTGGAAACTCGATGCAAACGACACTTCGCCTATTATTCCGAATTTGCATACGTTCGCTTGGTTGCCTCAGCAGGCACTTTTAG ATCATCCCAATCTACTGTGCTTTGTGTCACATGCTGGATTGAATAGTGTGCTTGAAGTAACAAGAAGTGGAAAACCATCGATCTTCGTTCCAATTTTTGGCGATCAAATGAG aaatgcTCGGCTAGTTGAAGCGAAGAACACAACAATTGTTGTATCAAAGGAGGGCTTTAACAGCGATACCTTCGCTAAAGCTCTTCAGAAAATACTTTCAGATAGAAG TTTCGCAGAGCGAGCAAAACGGTTGTCCTCACTGATGACTAACAAGCCGTTTCCGGTGAAAGAAAGACTACTTTCGACAGTTGAGTTCTCCACTCGACACGGGAAGATCCACGA ACCACAGAAAAACGCAGTAACTGTTCTTCAAGAGATAATCAACGTTACATATCATATCATTAATGTGACAACATCAATTATGGGAACCCATGAGTAA
- a CDS encoding hypothetical protein (NECATOR_CHRV.G21045.T1): MTSSLTKLFLFLLLFHACKSYKILVFSAPLGYSHMQFMGRIADILQEEGHDVTVLHPVWMPNYLDAVSKSAKQVLFELPEKMISDFNPKNLKVWDMKSSAVVRQITMLTSFMELQIQSCDLLLGYNQTIDALKSENFDVGISEMISSCGFGLFNRIGLDHMIGASAIGMMDSLADYFDVPRLPSFVPSYLAPFTDKMNFWERTVNFIVTYISKSVSMHLRSRFRKMWSRHGVTQRPEDYYSKINYLLTNSDEFLEFARPTTAKVVHVGGIALPVKEPLTADFRELLDRKDRTGAVYISFGSVVPTAEMPSYFREAILHVARTFPQITFLWKLDPGDTVPTIPNLHTFTWLPQQSLLEHPNLLCFVSHAGMNSVLEVTRSGKPSILVPIFGDQMRNARLVEAKNTTIVIMKEDLNSETFVTALRQILSDDSYAIRAKRLSSLMINKPFSLRERLLSTVEFSTKHGKIDELDVYGRNLNILQYYSVDTMFEENFCG; this comes from the exons ATGACGTCATCTTTGACCAAACTATTTCTGTTCTTGCTCCTCTTCCACGCCTGCAAATCCTACAAGATTCTGGTCTTTTCTGCTCCATTGGGCTATTCACACATGCAGTTTATGGGTCGAATCGCTGACATTCTCCAGGAAGAAGGACATGATGTG ACAGTCCTTCATCCTGTTTGGATGCCGAACTATCTCGACGCTGTTTCTAAGTCAGCCAAACAG GTACTATtcgaacttccagaaaaaatgattAGCGACTTTAATCCGAAGAATTTAAAAGTTTGGGATATGAAGAGCAGCGCGGTCGTGCGACAAATCACTATGTTGACCTCTTTCATGGAACTACAAATCCAATCCTGTGATT tacTTCTCGGCTACAACCAAACCATCGACGCTCTGAAGAGCGAGAATTTCGACGTCGGTATCAGCGAGATGATTTCTAGCTGTGGATTCGGATTATTTAAT aggattGGACTTGACCATATGATAGGTGCTTCAGCAATAGGAATGATGGATTCACTTGCAGATTATTTTGATGTGCCAAGACTTCCAAGTTTTGTACCTT CATATCTAGCGCCATTCACCGATAAAATGAACTTCTGGGAGCGTACCGTGAACTTCATCGTCACCTACATATCGAAGAGTGTTTCGATGCATTTAAGAAGCAGATTCAGg AAAATGTGGTCACGCCATGGTGTCACACAAAGGCCAGAGGACTACTACAGCAAAATTAACTACTTGTTGACAAATTCGGACGAGTTTCTGGAGTTCGCTCGTCCGACCACGGCTAAAGTCGTCCATGTGGGAGGCATTGCGCTTCCCGTGAAAGAGCCATTAACAGCG GATTTCCGGGAACTCTTAGATCGTAAGGATCGGACTGGAGCAGTGTACATCTCGTTCGGATCGGTTGTGCCCACCGCAGAG ATGCCCAGTTACTTCCGAGAAGCTATTCTGCACGTAGCAAGAACGTTTCCACAGATTACCTTTTTATGGAAATTGGATCCAGGCGATACCGTTCCCACGATACCGAATCTGCACACGTTCACCTGGTTGCCACAGCAATCGCTTCTCG aaCATCCCAATCTTCTGTGCTTCGTTTCACATGCTGGAATGAATAGCGTACTTGAAGTGACAAGAAGTGGGAAACCGTCTATACTTGTTCCTATTTTTGGCGATCAAATGAG AAATGCACGACTTGTGGAGGCGAAGAACACAACGATCGTTATCATGAAAGAGGATCTTAACAGCGAAACATTCGTGACGGCTCTCCGCCAAATTCTTTCCGATGATAG TTACGCGATTCGAGCAAAGCGGTTATCCTCATTGATGATCAACAAACCGTTCTCATTGAGGGAAAGATTGTTGTCAACGGTAGAATTCTCCACCAAACATGGGAAAATCGACGAATTGGACGTCTACGGGAGGAATCTGAACATTCTACAGTATTATAGCGTTGAT ACTATGTTTGAGGAGAATTTTTGTGGGTAA
- a CDS encoding hypothetical protein (NECATOR_CHRV.G21046.T1), with product MPPPETMLRKSPYKRSIDRKSWVATFPEEISNLSESTIFITRCMYIVFCHILASRRLLPTKVFKKRTIDGDVRAYVMDTNELLGARLMQKFKGVTDAVKQSYLHELILVVSTSEENDKDAIETYMWRMRYIADGDPEAELIHPDGRIMAALRFRGMERLKKELIELLLMIRTLCRETLGPLPAGASSALRITYNQRAPKGYQAPGFYRSPEDPVLRTDAQEIEIAKMQTKHHGALLTVQSVFIDDAYAVGLRLKEIMKLDGLDDSLNESFEEENGAGDDVHRSFGNDTMEKISGAPVEQVDVVEVREGERSGSENGDRNQSPALNSSMIGTRGSSTDATDSGSIAAAAAEVRPRRGRRGKPAVVKVSEDQPIIERAGSPVIVSASPTMSETPNRGLQDDSSCTPPPAKRTPGAIKTGKITPKAAPPRKKK from the exons ATGCCGCCTCCGGAAACGATGTTGAGAAAAAGCCCGTACAAGAGAAGCATAGATAGGAAATCG TGGGTGGCAACTTTTCCTGAGGAAATAAGTAATTTGTCTGAGTCCACCATCTTTATCACAAGATGTATGTACATTGTATTCTGTCATATTCTCGCCAGTCGGCGCCTGTTACCGACGAAAGTTTTTAAGAAGAGAACAATCGACG GTGATGTTCGTGCATATGTGATGGACACGAATGAACTTCTGGGAGCTCGGCTCATGCAAAAGTTTAAAGGTGTCACCGATGCCGTGAAGCAAAGCTACCTTCACGAACTGATACTTGTTGTCAGTACATCGGAAGAGAACGATAAAGATGCGATAGAGACGTACATGTGGAGAATGCGTTATATCGCTGACGGTGATCCTGAAGCGGAGCTCATACA TCCTGACGGCAGAATAATGGCGGCACTTCGTTTTCGAGGAATGGAACGTTTAAAGAAAGAACTCATTGAACTATTACTTATGATCAGAACTTTATGCCGAGAAACATTGGGTCCGTTACCTGCTGGAGCGTCGTCTGCGTTACGCATCACTTACAATCAAC GTGCTCCAAAAGGTTACCAAGCTCCCGGATTCTATCGTTCACCGGAAGATCCAGTGTTGAGAACGGATGCACAGGAGATTGAAATCGCGAAAATGCAAACAAAACATCACGG GGCATTACTTACGGTGCAAAGTGTCTTTATTGATGACGCCTACGCTGTAGGATTGAGActcaaagaaataatgaaactgGATGGATTGGACGACTCGTTGAACGAATCCTTTGAAGAAGAGAACGGAGCAGGTGACGATGTTCATCGTTCGTTCGGAAATGATACGATGGAGAAGATCAGCGGTGCTCCTGTGGAACAG GTTGATGTAGTCGAAGTGCGAGAAGGTGAACGTAGTGGATCCGAAAACGGAGATCGTAACCAAAGTCCAGCTCTGAACTCAA GTATGATTGGGACTCGTGGGTCATCGACAGATGCAACAGATTCTGGAAGCattgcagcagcagcagcagaagTACGACCCAGACGAGGAAGACGTGGTAAACCAGCTGTCGTTAAGGTCTCAGAAGACCAGCCGATCATTGAACGAGCTGGAAGCCCTGTTATTGTTTCC GCTTCACCTACAATGAGCGAAACACCGAATCGTGGACTACAAGACGAT agCAGTTGTACGCCACCACCCGCAAAGAGAACACCCGGTGCAATCAAAACAGGAAAG ATCACTCCTAAAGCGGCGCCACCcaggaagaagaaatag
- a CDS encoding hypothetical protein (NECATOR_CHRV.G21044.T1), whose product MKSTLLLLAILHVAEPYKILVFSAPLGYSHMQFMGQIADILQEAGHDVTVVHPVGMPKYVKAVSKLAKQVLFELPEETQKHLDPKNLKVWDTNSGSISQQIEMFNDFSELQIQICDLLLGDNRTIETLRREHFDVGITELLAICGFGVFNKVGIDHVIGTSAVGILETMGTLFDVPMLPSFVPSYLLPFTDRMNFLERTANFLMSFISQKVADRLILRYQNMWRHHGILGSEEDFALRVNYLLANSDEFLEFARPTTSRIIHIGGIALPKKEPLTSEFRELLERKDRVGAVYISFGSVVPTAEMPSYFREAILHVVREFPQITFLWKLDANDTSPIIPNLHTFAWLPQQALLDHPNLLCFVSHAGLNSVLEVTRSGKPSIFVPIFGDQMRNARLVEAKNTTIVVSKEGFNSDTFAKALQKILSDRSFAERAKRLSSLMTNKPFPVKERLLSTVEFSTRHGKIHELDIYGRNLNVFQYYSIDVIAFLVGLSMLMMISTLLLCRFCFKKTFTSKLKQE is encoded by the exons ATGAAGTCCACTCTGTTGCTGCTTGCTATTCTCCATGTTGCTGAACCCTATAAAATTCTCGTCTTTTCTGCTCCGCTGGGTTATTCGCATATGCAATTTATGGGCCAAATCGCTGATATTCTCCAAGAAGCTGGACACGATGTG ACTGTCGTTCATCCAGTCGGTATGCCTAAATATGTAAAAGCAGTTTCTAAATTGGCAAAGCAG GTACTATTCGAACTTCCAGAAGAGACACAAAAACATTTAGATCCGAAAAACTTAAAGGTTTGGGATACAAATAGCGGATCTATCTCACAACAAATTGAGATGTTCAATGACTTCTCTGAGTTGCAGATTCAAATATGTGACT tgctcCTTGGTGACAACAGAACTATTGAGACTCTGAGGAGAGAACATTTCGATGTCGGCATCACCGAACTGCTTGCGATATGCGGATTCGGAGTATTCAAT AAAGTTGGAATCGACCACGTGATAGGCACCTCTGCAGTAGGAATATTGGAAACGATGGGCACACTTTTCGATGTTCCAATGCTTCCTAGCTTTGTTCCTT CTTACCTGCTGCCATTCACCGATAGAATGAACTTCCTGGAACGAACGGCCAACTTTTTGATGAGCTTCATCTCACAGAAGGTTGCAGATAGGTTAATACTAAGATACCAG aatatGTGGAGACATCATGGTATTTTGGGAAGTGAGGAAGATTTTGCCCTCAGAGTCAATTATCTGCTTGCAAACTCGGACGAGTTTCTTGAGTTTGCTCGACCGACCACCTCGAGGATCATTCACATAGGAGGAATAGCGCTACCCAAAAAAGAGCCATTAACCTCT GAATTCCGAGAGCTTTTGGAGCGGAAAGATAGGGTTGGTGCGGTGTACATCTCGTTTGGGTCTGTCGTACCTACTGCTGAG ATGCCGAGCTATTTCCGAGAAGCCATTCTTCATGTGGTGAGAGAATTCCCACAAATTACTTTTCTGTGGAAACTCGATGCAAACGACACTTCGCCTATTATTCCGAATTTGCATACGTTCGCTTGGTTGCCTCAGCAGGCACTTTTAG ATCATCCCAATCTACTGTGCTTTGTGTCACATGCTGGATTGAATAGTGTGCTTGAAGTAACAAGAAGTGGAAAACCATCGATCTTCGTTCCAATTTTTGGCGATCAAATGAG aaatgcTCGGCTAGTTGAAGCGAAGAACACAACAATTGTTGTATCAAAGGAGGGCTTTAACAGCGATACCTTCGCTAAAGCTCTTCAGAAAATACTTTCAGATAGAAG TTTCGCAGAGCGAGCAAAACGGTTGTCCTCACTGATGACTAACAAGCCGTTTCCGGTGAAAGAAAGACTACTTTCGACAGTTGAGTTCTCCACTCGACACGGGAAGATCCACGAGTTGGACATCTATGGAAGGAATTTGAATGTCTTTCAATATTACAGTATTGATGTCATCGCATTTCTTGTTGGGCTTTCTATGTTAATGATGATTTCTACTCTCCTATTGTGTAGGTTTTGCTTTAAAAAGACGTTTACAAGTAAGTTAAAGCAGGAATAG
- a CDS encoding hypothetical protein (NECATOR_CHRV.G21043.T1), whose amino-acid sequence MMNSGFKKISICTRKREHPRGTSPCTSQIFFLRNRRVNTRLKMKQHAVDVNVLQLFDFLPFGSGVTETFVFNCQRSQGHKL is encoded by the exons ATGATGAACAGCGGGTTCAAAAAGATTTCGATTTGTACAAGAAAGCGTGAACATCCACGTGG TACATCTCCATGCACATCACAAATCTTCTTTCTTCGCAACCGTCGCGTTAACACCCGATTGAAGATGAAACAGCATGCAGTTGACGTAAACGTTCTTCAGTTATTTGATTTTCTGCCATTTGGCAGCGGTGTAACTGAAACGTTTGTATTTAATTGTCAGAGAAGTCAAGGCCACAAGTTGTAA